A genomic region of Sylvia atricapilla isolate bSylAtr1 chromosome 19, bSylAtr1.pri, whole genome shotgun sequence contains the following coding sequences:
- the CACFD1 gene encoding calcium channel flower homolog has product MSSQDEQFPAAAAAAPEPAAASADEGMTWWYRWLCRIAGVIGGMSCACAGLWNCVTINPLNIAAGVWMMLNAFVLFLCEAPFCCQFIEFAHAVSSRADRLRAWQKAAFYCGMAVFPVMLSLTLTTLFGNAVAFATGVLYGLSALGKKGDAIAYARIHQQQKQMDEEKLTGTLEGQAL; this is encoded by the exons ATGAGCTCGCAGGATGAGCAGTTCccagcggcggcggcagcagcccCCGAGCCGGCGGCCGCCTCCGCCGACGAGGGCATGACCTGGTGGTACAGGTGGCTCTGCAGGATCGCCGGGGTCATCGGGGGCATGT cctgtgcctgtgctggtcTCTGGAACTGTGTCACCATCAACCCCCTGAACATCGCTGCCGGCGTGTGGATGAT GCTCAACGCCTTCGTCCTGTTCCTGTGCGAGGCCCCTTTCTGCTGCCAGTTCATCGAGTTCGCCCACGCCGTGTCCTCCCGGGCCGACAGGCTGCGGGCCTGGCAGAAGGCAGCCTTCTACTGCGG gatggCCGTGTTCCCCGTCATGCTCAGCCTGACGCTGACCACGCTCTTCGGCAACGCCGTCGCCTTCGCCACCGGCGTGCTCTACGGCCTGTCCGCGCTCGGCAAGAA GGGAGATGCCATTGCCTACGCCAGGatccaccagcagcagaagcagatggATGAAGAGAAGCTCACGGGGACCCTGGAGGGACAGGCTCTCTGA
- the SLC2A6 gene encoding solute carrier family 2, facilitated glucose transporter member 6: MERGDRQPLVRKSSSSYRTFPESAARRLDKEYLRSLHNKRLYLAVFAAVLGNFSFGFALVYPSPVIPALEAHPSPALRLDQHTAPWFGSVFTLGAAAGGLSTMLLNDCLGRKLSIMFSALPSALGYALLAGAQGLWMLLLGRVLTGYAGGVTSASIPVYISEISHPGVRGMLGACPQIMAVLGSLVLYALGLVLDWRWLAVAGEVPVFAMVLLLCFMPNSPRFLLSQGKEEEALGSLCWLRGEDTDYAREYEQIKDSVRKQSRRVSCAELKDPFLYKPILIAGGMRFLQQLSGVTCILVYLQPIFKKTSVILKAEYDAALVGLVRLSAVAIAAVSMDKAGRKILLFVSAGVMLVSNLTMGLYIHFVPASHNGTVANATLVSSAHLSAEPTNYITLIPLLATMFFIMGYAMGWGPITWLLMSEILPLKARGVASGLCVVVSWLTAFTLTQFFLPVVNAFGLEVPFLFFAVISAGNILFTGCCVPETKGRSLEQIEAFFRTGRRSFLR; encoded by the exons ATGGAGCGCGGGGACCGCCAGCCCCTGGTCAGGAAATCCAGCTCCTCGTACCGCACCTTCCCCGAGAGCGCTGCCAGGAGGCTCGACAAGGAGTACCTGAG GAGCCTCCACAACAAGCGGCTTTACCTGGCCGTGTTCGCCGCTGTCCTGGGCAACTTCAGCTTCGGCTTCGCGCTGGTTTATCCCTCCCCCGTCATCCCTGCCCTGGaggctcatcccagccctgcgCTGCGGCTGGACCAGCACACAGCGCCCTGGTTCGGG TCGGTGTTCACGCtgggagcggcggcgggcgggctCAGCACCATGCTGCTCAACGACTGCCTGGGCCGCAAGCTGAGCATCATGTTCTCGGCTCTGCCCTCGGCGCTGGGATACGCGCTGCTGGCCGGAGCCCAGGGcctctggatgctgctgctgggccgGGTGCTGACGGGCTACGCCGGAGGAGTGACCTCCGCCTCCATCCCG GTTTACATCTCGGAGATCTCCCACCCGGGGGTCAGGGGGATGCTGGGTGCCTGTCCCCAGatcatggcagtgctgggctccctCGTCCTGTACGCACTGG ggctggtgctggacTGGCGCTGGCTGGCCGTGGCTGGAGAGGTGCCAGTGTTTGCCATGgtcctcctgctctgcttcatgCCCAACTCGCCCCGgttcctgctgtcccagggcaaggaggaggaggccctgggctccctgtgctggctgcgGGGTGAGGACACAGATTACGCCCGGGAGTATGAGCAGATCAAGGACAGCGTGAGGAAGCAG aGCCGCCGGGtttcctgtgctgagctcaAGGACCCCTTCCTTTACAAGCCCATCCTGATCGCGGGGGGAATGaggttcctgcagcagctctcgGGGGTCACCTGCATCCTCGTGTACCTGCAGCCAATATTCAAGAAAACATCTGTCATCCTG AAAGCAGAGTACGATGCAGCTCTTGTCGGCCTGGTCCGTCTGTCTGCAGTGGCCATCGCTGCTGTGTCAATGGATAAAGCTGGGAGGAAGATTCTCCTTTTTGTGTCAG CTGGGGTCATGTTGGTCTCCAACCTGACCATGGGGCTCTACATCCACTTCGTGCCAGCTTCTCACAACGGCACCGTGGCCAACGCGACCCTGGTGAGCTCTGCCcacctctctgctgagccaaCAAACTACATCACCCTCATCCCCCTCCTGGCAACCATGTTCTTCATCATGG gTTACGCCATGGGCTGGGGCCCCATCACTTGGCTGCTGATGTCGGAGATCCTCCCCCTCAAAGCCCGTGGGGTGGCCTCGGGCCTCTGTGTGGTCGTGAGCTGGCTGACAGCCTTCACCCTGACCCAGTTCTTCCTCCCAGTCGTG AACGCCTTCGGCCTCGAGGTGCCCTTCCTGTTCTTCGCTGTCATCAGCGCTGGGAACATCCTCTTCAcaggctgctgtgtccctgaAACCAAAGGCAGGTCCCTGGAGCAGATCGAGGCTTTTTTCAGGACTGGCCGGAGGTCATTCCTGAGGTAG